In one Sphingobium indicum B90A genomic region, the following are encoded:
- a CDS encoding glucan biosynthesis protein has protein sequence MTKIDRRAMIAASGAALLLPRSALAQARGETFSWNMVIGRAQRLTRAPFAVTPFFPGADKIGYDAFNQARFRDERTIWNDKGDDTGIRLFPLSSTVQQPVEIALVENGRSTPLRYDPAMFDAPPGNAVRNLGPGAGFAGFRIMNAARDGDWLSFLGATYFRAPAERQFGLSARAVAINTSIAGKEEFPRFTHFWLERTGRSSVTVYALMDSASLTGAFRFVNSLTPQGVRQDVDAVLFARKSIAELGLMPMTSMFWYDQADRAKRTDWRPEIHDSDMLSIASADGTAHCRPLVNPSAPRVDVFAERNPRGFGLLQRDRNFDHYQDDGVFYERRPSLWATSRKPMGAGQVRLYAFPTDSEYTDNVAAYWTPAAPVRAGSRIEASYRLDWSAARTPASTGLATVENIWTGQSGEAGVERFLADFAGVPAGANPDIWVDLAGGTLVKKAGYPVLHQKDMFRMVLDIRREPGRPTDIRAQLRAGNRPFSEYVHYPLGA, from the coding sequence ATGACCAAGATAGATCGCCGCGCCATGATCGCCGCCTCCGGCGCGGCCCTGCTGCTTCCCCGCTCGGCACTGGCTCAGGCAAGGGGCGAGACTTTCTCCTGGAACATGGTGATCGGCCGGGCGCAGCGGCTGACCCGCGCGCCCTTTGCCGTGACGCCCTTTTTCCCCGGCGCGGACAAGATCGGCTATGACGCCTTCAACCAGGCGCGCTTCCGTGACGAGCGCACCATCTGGAACGACAAGGGCGACGACACCGGCATCCGCCTGTTCCCCCTGAGCAGCACGGTGCAGCAGCCGGTCGAGATCGCGCTGGTCGAAAATGGCCGGTCCACGCCGCTGCGCTACGATCCCGCCATGTTCGACGCGCCGCCGGGCAATGCCGTGCGCAACCTTGGCCCCGGCGCGGGCTTTGCCGGCTTCCGAATCATGAACGCGGCGCGGGACGGCGACTGGCTGTCCTTCCTGGGCGCGACCTATTTCCGCGCCCCCGCCGAAAGGCAGTTCGGCCTGTCCGCCCGCGCCGTCGCGATCAACACCAGCATCGCGGGCAAGGAGGAATTTCCCCGCTTCACCCATTTCTGGCTGGAGCGGACCGGGCGCAGCAGCGTCACCGTCTATGCGCTGATGGACAGCGCGTCGCTGACCGGCGCCTTCCGCTTCGTCAACAGCCTGACGCCGCAAGGGGTGCGGCAGGATGTCGACGCCGTGCTGTTCGCCCGCAAGTCGATTGCCGAACTGGGGCTGATGCCGATGACCAGCATGTTCTGGTACGATCAGGCCGACCGCGCCAAACGGACCGACTGGCGGCCGGAAATCCACGATTCCGACATGCTCTCCATCGCCAGCGCCGACGGCACCGCCCATTGCCGCCCGCTGGTGAACCCCTCCGCCCCCCGCGTTGACGTCTTTGCCGAGCGCAATCCCAGGGGCTTCGGCCTGCTCCAGCGCGACCGGAATTTCGACCATTATCAGGATGACGGCGTCTTCTACGAACGGCGGCCCTCGCTCTGGGCCACCAGCCGCAAGCCGATGGGCGCGGGGCAGGTCAGGCTCTACGCCTTCCCGACCGACAGCGAATATACCGACAATGTCGCGGCCTACTGGACGCCCGCCGCGCCGGTCCGCGCAGGCAGCCGGATCGAGGCGAGCTACCGGCTCGACTGGTCGGCGGCACGGACGCCCGCCTCCACCGGCCTCGCCACGGTCGAGAATATCTGGACCGGGCAATCGGGCGAGGCCGGGGTGGAACGGTTCCTGGCCGACTTCGCCGGGGTTCCGGCAGGCGCGAATCCCGACATATGGGTCGACCTGGCGGGCGGAACGCTGGTCAAGAAGGCGGGCTATCCGGTGCTGCACCAGAAGGACATGTTCCGGATGGTCCTGGATATCCGTCGGGAGCCCGGCAGGCCGACCGATATCCGCGCCCAACTTCGCGCTGGCAATCGCCCGTTCAGCGAATATGTGCATTACCCGCTGGGCGCCTGA
- the mdoH gene encoding glucans biosynthesis glucosyltransferase MdoH, with product MKATGGVHSDKANGSVPGRAFEHLPPERPLAMPAQDFAATPRDLPHRPFNIDLWARRTLVVLLALLPASMAAHEMRRSIGLDGISAWEGVYLALFIPLFAWIAFGFATSLIGFLLLTMGRGQSVRPYRARSTTPLRGRTAVLLPVCNEDFRGVLGRLSIMERSLAQVMGGERFEFFILSDSNAENGEIERTAYLKMRRGFSRPVHYRRRALNVGRKPGNIAEWVERFGGAYDYMIVLDADSVMSGQTMARLASDMERHPHVGLIQTVPSIVGASTFFARWQQFASRLFGPISAAGMIWWAGSEGMFWGHNAILRTRAFAQSCGLPELPGRAPFGGHIMSHDMVEAALLRRRGWDVHIVMADDSFEEFPPSLPDLATRDRRWCQGNIQHVPLLSKIRGMHPVSKFQLFVGASAYCTSPLWLALMLVVLGGAAAGVWPPSAILPAGGLLALTAVLLFGPKLLALLWALADPARRIGFGGGVRMVRGVIADIALSILMAPISMLTQTINLFGILMGRKSSWNGQTRDRDGMAILPAIWLFKWHILLGAGLTLLAIRSGTSLGWIAPVAAGLVLAPFFAAFTARKDLGSHVAKSGLFQVAEPWWRTQNYQKTRYRQLQLDNAPIRDFSNAANDS from the coding sequence ATGAAAGCGACAGGCGGCGTGCATAGCGACAAGGCGAACGGGTCGGTCCCAGGCCGGGCGTTCGAGCATCTGCCGCCGGAAAGGCCGCTGGCCATGCCCGCGCAGGATTTCGCCGCGACGCCCCGCGACCTGCCCCATCGCCCCTTCAACATCGACCTTTGGGCGCGGCGCACGCTGGTCGTGCTGCTGGCCCTGCTGCCCGCGTCCATGGCCGCGCACGAAATGCGGCGCTCCATCGGCCTGGACGGCATTTCGGCATGGGAAGGGGTTTATCTGGCCCTGTTCATCCCGCTCTTCGCCTGGATCGCCTTCGGCTTCGCGACCAGCCTGATCGGCTTCCTGCTGCTGACCATGGGCAGGGGGCAAAGCGTGCGCCCCTATCGCGCCCGCTCCACGACCCCGCTGCGCGGGCGCACCGCCGTGCTGCTGCCCGTCTGCAACGAGGATTTCCGGGGCGTGCTGGGCCGCCTGTCGATCATGGAGCGCTCGCTGGCGCAGGTGATGGGCGGCGAGCGGTTCGAATTCTTCATCCTGAGCGACTCGAACGCCGAAAATGGCGAGATCGAACGCACCGCCTATCTGAAGATGCGCAGAGGCTTCTCCCGCCCCGTCCATTATCGCCGCCGCGCCCTGAATGTCGGCCGCAAGCCCGGCAATATCGCCGAATGGGTGGAACGCTTCGGCGGCGCCTACGACTATATGATCGTGCTGGACGCGGACAGCGTGATGAGCGGCCAGACCATGGCCCGCCTGGCATCGGATATGGAGCGGCACCCCCATGTCGGCCTGATTCAGACCGTGCCGTCCATCGTCGGCGCCTCCACCTTCTTCGCCCGCTGGCAGCAATTCGCCAGCCGCCTCTTCGGGCCGATCTCCGCCGCCGGGATGATCTGGTGGGCGGGGTCGGAGGGCATGTTCTGGGGCCATAACGCCATCCTGCGCACCCGCGCCTTCGCGCAAAGCTGCGGCCTTCCCGAACTGCCCGGCCGCGCGCCCTTCGGCGGCCATATCATGAGCCACGACATGGTCGAGGCCGCGCTGCTCCGCCGTCGCGGCTGGGACGTGCATATCGTCATGGCCGACGACAGTTTCGAGGAATTCCCCCCTTCCCTGCCCGATCTAGCCACCCGCGACCGGCGCTGGTGCCAGGGCAATATCCAGCATGTGCCCCTTCTCTCGAAGATCAGGGGCATGCATCCGGTCAGCAAGTTCCAGCTCTTCGTCGGCGCGTCCGCCTATTGCACCTCGCCGCTGTGGCTGGCGCTGATGCTGGTGGTGCTGGGCGGCGCGGCGGCGGGCGTCTGGCCGCCCAGCGCGATCCTGCCCGCGGGCGGATTGCTGGCGCTGACCGCGGTGCTGCTGTTCGGGCCGAAGCTGCTGGCGCTGCTCTGGGCGCTGGCCGATCCGGCGCGGCGCATCGGTTTCGGCGGCGGCGTCCGGATGGTGCGCGGCGTGATCGCCGACATCGCGCTGTCGATCCTGATGGCGCCGATCAGCATGCTGACCCAGACCATCAACCTGTTCGGCATATTGATGGGCCGCAAGAGCAGTTGGAACGGCCAGACCCGCGACCGCGACGGCATGGCGATACTGCCCGCGATCTGGCTGTTCAAATGGCATATATTGCTCGGCGCGGGGCTGACCCTGCTCGCGATCAGGTCCGGCACCTCGCTCGGCTGGATCGCGCCGGTGGCGGCGGGGCTGGTGCTGGCGCCCTTCTTCGCGGCCTTTACGGCGCGCAAGGATCTGGGAAGCCATGTCGCGAAAAGCGGCCTGTTCCAGGTGGCGGAACCATGGTGGCGGACGCAGAATTACCAGAAGACCCGCTATCGGCAGTTGCAGTTGGACAATGCGCCCATCAGGGACTTTTCCAACGCCGCGAACGATAGTTAG
- a CDS encoding FliA/WhiG family RNA polymerase sigma factor, translated as MFMNRVVAGSDANTYGRSAHASSPERLARQYMPLVRKIAWHVHGRVSSAIEIEDLLQIGMVALVEAANGFEDRGLGFASYAQMRVRGAMIDHLRRHATMTRSAMSQRKQLASIRNRLEQRLGRAPLEAEMSAEMGLDAAAYREVADGCEMVQHTSMDEVYSDQSMWFADVEDRADDIMERESLKGALAQYIGELPQREALVLQLYFVEELNLEEIGATLDIGAARVCQIKKAALDKLRVKLRDWD; from the coding sequence ATGTTCATGAATAGGGTCGTCGCCGGTTCCGATGCCAACACCTATGGCCGGTCCGCCCATGCCAGTTCGCCCGAACGGCTGGCGCGGCAATATATGCCGCTGGTGCGCAAGATCGCCTGGCATGTCCATGGCCGGGTATCGAGCGCCATCGAGATAGAGGATCTGCTCCAGATCGGCATGGTCGCGCTGGTCGAGGCCGCCAACGGGTTCGAGGATCGGGGGCTGGGCTTTGCCTCCTATGCGCAGATGCGCGTGCGCGGGGCGATGATCGACCATCTGCGCCGCCATGCGACGATGACCCGCTCGGCCATGTCGCAGCGCAAGCAGTTGGCGAGCATCCGCAACCGGCTGGAACAGAGACTGGGCCGGGCGCCGCTGGAGGCGGAGATGTCCGCCGAAATGGGGCTGGACGCCGCCGCCTATCGCGAAGTGGCCGATGGTTGCGAGATGGTGCAGCACACCAGCATGGACGAGGTCTATTCAGACCAGTCCATGTGGTTCGCCGATGTCGAGGACCGGGCCGACGACATCATGGAGCGGGAGTCGCTCAAGGGCGCGCTTGCCCAATATATCGGGGAATTGCCGCAGCGCGAGGCGCTGGTGCTTCAGCTTTATTTCGTCGAGGAACTCAATCTGGAGGAAATCGGCGCGACGCTGGACATCGGCGCGGCGCGGGTCTGCCAGATCAAGAAAGCGGCGCTCGACAAGCTGCGCGTGAAATTGCGGGATTGGGATTGA
- the flhA gene encoding flagellar biosynthesis protein FlhA, producing MTPAQVKAKIWMSAAKGAVLPIATLMVVLFMMVPVPAVMLDVGFITNIMISLAVLMVALNAAKPLDFSSFPTVLLFATLLRLALNVASTRVVLVNGHEGTDSAGHVIEAFGHFLIGGDYVVGIFVFAILMIINLVVITKGAGRVSEVSARFTLDALPGKQMAIDADLNAGLLTPEEAKVRRREVATEADFYGSMDGASKFVKGDAVAGILILAINIVGGIILGVVSHKLSIGEAAQTYIILAIGDALVAQIPALLLSIAAAAIVTRVGSEDDLSNQITSQFGSGKAWMPVAAILTFLGILPGMPHMIILPAAAVAGGIAWHLRKSSQRKAAEPEPAAPPPNPALIEWNDVSDGAVLGLEIGYGLISLVDERKGAPLMARITGIRRQLSKELGFVVPMVRVKDNLALEPNQYRITIAGVVVGEDEIFPDDLLALDSGALEGTVSGRETKDPTFGLDAVWISPAKRSEAVVAGYTVVDPPTVVATHLNQLIAMNASEMFGLDEARKLLDNLKDAAPQLVDGLTPGLLNLTQISALCRALLAEGIPLKDFRRICEAMVDAARPDMTLDQLVEAVRQRIGSLIIQGLVPVKMPLPVITLDGDLEALLAQAMRVAGDARHPIEPALANRIIEAVITAARPLLGQARNFAIVTSPVARRAMARLFKPHLPETPVLSFLEIPDGKGVEVVAVVGGEQRPAPRHDPLPARERVA from the coding sequence ATGACTCCCGCCCAAGTCAAAGCGAAGATCTGGATGAGCGCCGCCAAGGGGGCGGTGCTGCCCATCGCGACGCTGATGGTCGTGCTGTTCATGATGGTGCCGGTCCCGGCGGTCATGCTGGATGTCGGCTTCATCACCAACATCATGATCTCGCTGGCCGTGCTGATGGTGGCGCTGAACGCCGCCAAGCCGCTGGATTTCTCCAGCTTTCCCACGGTGCTTCTGTTCGCGACCCTGCTGCGGCTGGCGCTGAACGTCGCGTCGACCCGCGTGGTGCTGGTGAACGGGCATGAGGGCACCGATTCGGCGGGCCATGTCATCGAGGCCTTCGGTCATTTCCTGATCGGCGGCGACTATGTCGTCGGCATCTTCGTCTTCGCGATCCTGATGATCATCAACCTGGTCGTCATCACCAAGGGCGCGGGCCGCGTGTCGGAAGTGTCGGCGCGCTTCACCCTGGACGCCCTGCCCGGCAAGCAGATGGCGATCGACGCCGATCTGAACGCCGGCCTGCTGACCCCTGAAGAAGCCAAGGTCCGCCGCCGCGAGGTCGCGACCGAAGCCGACTTCTACGGATCGATGGACGGCGCGTCGAAATTCGTGAAGGGCGATGCGGTCGCGGGAATCCTGATCCTGGCGATCAACATCGTCGGCGGCATCATATTGGGCGTGGTCAGCCACAAGCTGAGCATCGGCGAGGCCGCGCAGACCTATATCATCCTGGCCATCGGCGACGCGCTGGTGGCGCAGATTCCCGCGCTTTTGCTCTCCATCGCGGCGGCGGCCATCGTCACCCGCGTCGGCAGCGAGGACGATCTGTCGAACCAGATCACCAGCCAGTTCGGTTCGGGCAAGGCCTGGATGCCGGTCGCGGCGATCCTGACTTTCCTGGGCATTTTGCCCGGCATGCCGCACATGATCATCCTGCCCGCCGCTGCGGTGGCGGGCGGAATCGCCTGGCATCTCCGCAAGTCGAGCCAGCGCAAGGCGGCCGAGCCTGAACCCGCCGCCCCGCCGCCCAACCCGGCGCTGATCGAATGGAACGACGTGTCGGACGGCGCGGTGCTGGGTCTGGAGATCGGCTATGGCCTGATTTCGCTGGTGGACGAGCGCAAGGGCGCGCCCCTGATGGCCCGCATCACCGGCATCCGTCGTCAGTTGTCCAAGGAACTGGGCTTCGTCGTGCCGATGGTCCGGGTGAAGGACAATCTGGCGCTGGAGCCGAACCAATATCGCATCACCATCGCGGGCGTGGTCGTGGGCGAGGACGAAATCTTCCCCGACGACCTGCTGGCGCTGGACAGCGGCGCGCTGGAGGGCACGGTGTCCGGCCGCGAGACGAAAGACCCGACCTTCGGCCTGGACGCCGTGTGGATTTCGCCCGCCAAGCGCAGCGAAGCGGTGGTCGCGGGCTATACGGTGGTCGATCCGCCGACGGTGGTGGCGACGCATCTCAACCAGCTCATCGCGATGAACGCCAGCGAGATGTTCGGCCTGGACGAAGCGCGCAAGCTGCTCGACAATTTGAAGGACGCCGCGCCGCAACTGGTCGACGGGCTGACGCCCGGCCTGTTGAACCTGACTCAGATTTCGGCGCTGTGCCGCGCCCTGCTGGCGGAGGGGATTCCGCTCAAGGATTTCCGCCGCATCTGCGAGGCGATGGTCGACGCGGCGCGGCCCGACATGACGCTGGACCAACTGGTCGAGGCGGTGCGCCAGCGGATCGGTTCGCTGATCATCCAGGGGCTGGTGCCGGTCAAGATGCCGCTGCCGGTGATCACGCTGGACGGCGATCTGGAAGCCTTGCTGGCGCAGGCGATGCGGGTCGCGGGCGATGCCCGGCACCCGATCGAACCCGCCCTTGCCAACCGCATTATCGAGGCGGTTATCACGGCGGCCCGCCCGTTGCTGGGGCAGGCGCGCAATTTCGCCATCGTCACGTCGCCGGTGGCGCGGCGCGCCATGGCCCGCCTGTTCAAGCCGCATCTGCCGGAGACGCCTGTGCTGTCCTTCCTGGAAATTCCCGACGGCAAGGGCGTGGAGGTCGTCGCCGTGGTCGGCGGCGAGCAGCGGCCCGCGCCGCGCCACGATCCGCTGCCTGCGCGCGAACGGGTTGCTTGA
- a CDS encoding lysozyme family protein, giving the protein MSAFADITATGASTGNRVTNAIAMASRRTGVDFAYLLGQAKIESSLNPTARATTSSATGLYQFVDQSWLAVIDQHGSEYGLGWAADAISRGSNGRYYVADPDLRQQILDLRKHPETASVMAAQHAADNKVALEQRLGREAELVDLYMAHFLGVGGAGKFLSMNDRAPNAAAAGMFPAAARANRSIFYDRQGNARSFAEIRDRFAAKLQRGFDSVGGAIQYAEASLPAGAKAVQPADYVRIETERLASAADVTSIRPQPQTARLAYLMLATLGR; this is encoded by the coding sequence GTGTCGGCTTTCGCAGACATCACAGCAACAGGCGCTTCGACGGGCAACCGCGTGACCAACGCGATCGCCATGGCCAGCCGCAGGACGGGCGTGGACTTCGCCTATCTGCTGGGGCAGGCCAAGATCGAGAGCAGCCTCAATCCCACGGCCCGCGCCACCACCTCCTCCGCGACCGGACTGTACCAGTTCGTCGACCAAAGCTGGCTGGCGGTCATCGACCAGCATGGCAGCGAATATGGGCTGGGCTGGGCCGCCGACGCGATCAGCAGGGGCAGCAACGGCCGCTATTATGTGGCTGACCCCGACCTGCGCCAGCAGATACTGGACCTGCGCAAGCATCCCGAAACCGCATCCGTCATGGCCGCCCAACATGCCGCCGACAACAAGGTCGCGCTGGAACAGCGGCTGGGCCGGGAGGCGGAGCTGGTCGACCTCTACATGGCCCATTTCCTGGGCGTCGGCGGGGCCGGCAAATTCCTGTCGATGAACGACCGCGCGCCCAATGCCGCCGCGGCCGGCATGTTCCCGGCGGCCGCGCGCGCCAACCGCTCCATCTTCTACGACCGGCAGGGCAATGCCCGCAGCTTCGCGGAAATCCGCGACCGTTTCGCCGCCAAGCTCCAAAGGGGGTTCGATTCGGTCGGCGGCGCCATCCAATATGCCGAAGCCTCGCTGCCTGCGGGCGCGAAGGCCGTGCAGCCCGCCGACTATGTGCGGATCGAAACCGAGCGCCTTGCGAGCGCGGCCGATGTGACAAGCATCCGCCCGCAGCCGCAGACGGCGCGCCTCGCCTATCTCATGCTCGCCACCCTCGGAAGGTAA
- the flgM gene encoding flagellar biosynthesis anti-sigma factor FlgM: MIKSVGQNISAAIEASRLKEGGKTVRASSAGSVGGTSSSARSASPAARMAAEGAPVDMDRVAAIKAAIASGNYPVDPAAIADRMIALDLPAAD; this comes from the coding sequence ATGATTAAGTCTGTCGGCCAGAATATCAGCGCCGCCATAGAGGCGAGCCGCCTGAAGGAAGGCGGCAAGACCGTGCGCGCTTCGTCGGCCGGTTCGGTCGGCGGCACGTCTTCCTCGGCTCGTTCGGCCAGCCCCGCGGCCCGCATGGCGGCGGAAGGCGCGCCGGTCGACATGGATCGCGTCGCCGCGATCAAGGCCGCCATCGCGTCGGGCAATTATCCGGTCGATCCGGCGGCCATCGCCGACCGCATGATCGCGCTCGACCTGCCGGCGGCTGACTGA
- a CDS encoding flagella basal body P-ring formation protein FlgA, translating to MVNPVRFRRDAVNHLPKILLLALSVSASDPALAQQKFENLDRIDSLVAMTVGANLGEPGGPVAPVDRRLRLAACPTTPSVDGPVFGAAIVKCDALGWRIRVPLGAGGAAAASGPVARYAPAARPVAREAVVKKGDPVQLMAGNENFSVSRMMVADEDGAVGQTIRVREDRKGAPILAQVVEMGIVRVPGFNNF from the coding sequence ATGGTTAATCCTGTCCGCTTTCGGAGAGACGCTGTGAACCATTTGCCCAAGATCCTCCTTCTGGCGCTGTCCGTTTCAGCGTCCGACCCTGCGCTGGCGCAGCAGAAGTTTGAGAATCTGGACCGTATCGACAGCCTGGTCGCGATGACCGTCGGCGCCAATCTGGGCGAGCCGGGCGGCCCCGTCGCGCCGGTGGACCGGCGGTTGCGGCTGGCCGCCTGCCCCACGACGCCCAGCGTCGACGGGCCGGTCTTCGGCGCGGCCATCGTCAAATGCGACGCCCTGGGCTGGCGCATCCGCGTGCCTCTGGGCGCGGGGGGCGCGGCGGCGGCTTCGGGGCCGGTCGCCCGCTATGCGCCCGCCGCGCGTCCCGTCGCCAGGGAAGCCGTGGTGAAGAAGGGCGATCCGGTCCAACTGATGGCGGGCAATGAGAATTTCAGCGTTTCGCGCATGATGGTCGCGGACGAAGACGGCGCCGTGGGCCAGACGATCCGCGTGCGCGAAGACAGGAAAGGCGCGCCGATATTGGCGCAGGTCGTGGAAATGGGAATTGTTCGCGTTCCGGGATTTAATAATTTTTGA
- a CDS encoding flagellar motor protein MotB, producing the protein MNISTLASARRGRWALSFADLLLLLLGFFVMLQASGQRRDAVLAQVRQQFGGHAGRPMEIRAAELFLPGEAVLTEQGRKRLKVVADRFALGRERLEVSSRGTDAAHRRFDGWDLSAARLGAVARALKADGIGGDRLALRGLDQLDGEGGKGQVILIAAGR; encoded by the coding sequence ATGAATATTTCCACCCTCGCCAGTGCGCGGCGCGGGCGCTGGGCGCTCAGCTTCGCCGACCTGCTGCTGTTGCTGCTGGGTTTCTTCGTGATGCTTCAGGCCAGCGGCCAGCGGCGCGACGCCGTGCTGGCGCAGGTGCGGCAGCAATTTGGCGGCCATGCCGGCCGGCCCATGGAAATCCGCGCTGCCGAGCTGTTCCTGCCCGGAGAGGCGGTGCTGACCGAGCAGGGCCGGAAGCGGCTGAAGGTCGTGGCGGATCGCTTCGCCCTGGGCCGCGAGCGGCTGGAGGTCAGCAGCCGGGGCACGGACGCCGCGCATCGGCGCTTCGACGGCTGGGATCTGTCGGCGGCGCGTCTGGGCGCGGTGGCGCGGGCGCTGAAGGCCGACGGCATTGGGGGCGACCGGCTGGCGCTGCGCGGACTGGACCAGTTGGATGGCGAGGGCGGCAAGGGGCAGGTGATCCTGATCGCCGCCGGGCGTTAG
- a CDS encoding MotA/TolQ/ExbB proton channel family protein encodes MIGIMAHLFDPLTLLAMVAGVGLVALFQNGARALGRAFAALVPLLRADPTKDRDAARAAMLKIDQVAQLRGLACTDRVKTANPYLTEAARKLANCEKTEQFELWAVQSLADRAQRHGAACKAWLSIADAAPALGMAGTIIGLVGMFAAMDDPAALGPSMALALLTTFYGVVIANVIAAPVATRLADLSERELAWQKEVTDRMAAIARRENVPMRRASIREVA; translated from the coding sequence ATGATCGGGATCATGGCGCATTTGTTCGACCCGCTGACCCTGCTGGCCATGGTCGCGGGCGTCGGGCTGGTGGCGCTGTTCCAGAATGGAGCGCGCGCGCTGGGGCGGGCCTTTGCCGCCCTTGTCCCCCTGCTGCGCGCCGATCCGACAAAGGACCGGGATGCTGCGCGGGCGGCGATGCTGAAGATCGACCAGGTCGCGCAACTGCGCGGCCTTGCCTGCACCGACCGGGTGAAGACCGCCAACCCCTATCTGACCGAAGCCGCGCGCAAGCTCGCCAATTGCGAGAAGACCGAGCAGTTCGAACTGTGGGCCGTGCAATCGCTGGCCGACCGGGCGCAGCGCCACGGCGCCGCCTGCAAGGCCTGGCTGTCCATCGCCGACGCCGCGCCCGCGCTGGGCATGGCCGGGACGATCATCGGGCTGGTCGGCATGTTCGCCGCGATGGACGATCCGGCGGCGCTGGGGCCTTCCATGGCGCTGGCGTTGCTCACCACCTTCTATGGCGTGGTCATCGCCAATGTCATCGCCGCGCCGGTGGCGACGCGGCTTGCCGACCTGTCGGAGCGGGAACTTGCCTGGCAGAAGGAAGTCACCGACCGCATGGCCGCCATTGCGCGCCGGGAAAATGTGCCGATGCGCCGCGCTTCCATCCGCGAGGTGGCATGA
- the flgB gene encoding flagellar basal body rod protein FlgB translates to MSLEDGLFGIHGKALALRSQRLSLLASNIANASTPGYKARDIDFESALKEATTRQGKSAADVSQAVDDSMGYRVPLQSSLDGNTVELSTEQTLFAENAVKYRTTLSFLEGRINTITRALKGE, encoded by the coding sequence ATGTCGCTGGAAGACGGATTGTTCGGGATACATGGAAAGGCGCTGGCGCTTCGCTCGCAGCGCCTGTCCCTGCTCGCGTCCAACATCGCGAACGCCTCCACGCCCGGCTACAAGGCCCGCGACATCGATTTCGAGTCCGCGCTGAAGGAAGCCACCACCCGGCAGGGCAAATCCGCCGCCGACGTGTCGCAGGCGGTGGACGACTCCATGGGCTATCGCGTGCCGCTTCAGTCGAGCCTGGACGGCAACACCGTCGAACTCAGCACCGAACAGACCCTGTTTGCGGAGAACGCCGTCAAATATCGCACGACCCTCTCCTTCCTGGAGGGCCGCATCAACACCATCACCCGCGCCCTGAAGGGAGAATGA
- the flgC gene encoding flagellar basal body rod protein FlgC, with amino-acid sequence MSGHGPMNVFDIAGRAMSAQLVRLNATASNMANAGNVTGSAAEAYRAIKPMFQSVTDSPGVSTVKVQNVVTTNAQPTKRHDPNHPLADKNGDVWEAAVDSSAELVDMIETARMYQNNVQVLNTAKSLMMETIRIGK; translated from the coding sequence ATGAGCGGCCATGGCCCCATGAACGTCTTCGACATCGCCGGCCGCGCCATGAGCGCGCAGCTCGTGCGCCTCAATGCCACCGCCTCCAACATGGCCAATGCCGGAAACGTCACCGGCAGCGCGGCGGAGGCCTATCGCGCGATCAAGCCGATGTTCCAGTCGGTCACCGACAGCCCCGGCGTCTCGACCGTCAAGGTCCAGAATGTCGTCACCACCAACGCGCAGCCCACCAAGCGCCACGACCCCAACCATCCGCTGGCCGACAAGAATGGCGATGTATGGGAAGCCGCCGTGGATAGCAGCGCGGAACTGGTCGACATGATCGAGACCGCCCGCATGTACCAGAACAACGTGCAGGTGCTGAACACCGCCAAGTCCCTGATGATGGAAACCATAAGGATCGGCAAATGA
- a CDS encoding flagellar hook assembly protein FlgD has translation MTTTTATDKAGLSVYNPNAKVGTGKSEMGQADFLRLLTAQMQTQDPFEPVDNAQMVAQMATITNSSGIAEMNQTLKNLASELTGSRLGDAASWIGKSMLVQSNIAAPDAAGQYMGQVSFADATSGASVDLIDGNGNVVKTIDLGDQPKGDVNFYWDGKDDAGNSIATDALRIKVNGANPSRVASWATIAAVQSPADGSSSKLITPLGTYKPTDAISLA, from the coding sequence ATGACGACCACGACCGCCACCGACAAAGCGGGCCTGTCCGTCTATAACCCCAATGCCAAGGTCGGCACGGGCAAGTCGGAAATGGGCCAGGCCGATTTCCTGCGCCTGCTGACCGCGCAGATGCAGACGCAGGACCCGTTCGAACCCGTCGACAACGCGCAGATGGTCGCGCAAATGGCGACCATCACCAACAGCAGCGGCATCGCGGAGATGAACCAGACGCTGAAGAATCTGGCGTCGGAACTGACCGGATCGCGCCTGGGCGACGCGGCAAGCTGGATCGGCAAGTCGATGCTGGTGCAGAGCAACATCGCCGCCCCCGACGCCGCCGGCCAATATATGGGCCAGGTCAGCTTTGCCGACGCCACCAGCGGCGCTTCGGTCGACCTGATCGACGGCAACGGCAATGTCGTCAAGACCATCGACCTTGGCGACCAGCCCAAGGGCGACGTCAATTTCTACTGGGACGGCAAGGACGACGCAGGAAACAGCATCGCCACCGACGCCCTCCGGATCAAGGTCAACGGCGCCAACCCCAGCCGCGTCGCGAGCTGGGCCACCATTGCGGCCGTCCAGTCACCCGCCGACGGCAGTTCGTCGAAACTCATCACCCCGCTCGGCACCTACAAGCCGACCGACGCCATTTCACTCGCTTAA